In one Epinephelus moara isolate mb unplaced genomic scaffold, YSFRI_EMoa_1.0 scaffold1545, whole genome shotgun sequence genomic region, the following are encoded:
- the LOC126387024 gene encoding zinc finger and SCAN domain-containing protein 12-like has protein sequence MCSVESLREFVNERLTAAAEEILGVFRRSIVEYEEEIDRQRRLLDIVLKPEIKLHRTELPQQHVCKEEEVVPEQQLCIEERKSSVDQEEPEPPQIKEEEEEVCSSQEGEQLVVKQETDGFMLTPADEESEQSEDQTLDFIHDDTQSAAEKESVVIIPVISSVISEATSEHQLLCHNSHVAESQDEEEYQHGDSGPTRNTELQAEKRHHESEMNSNSPHTSAVINLNTGKKPLKCDICGKVFECKSKLQRHLNSHTGEKPYLCKTCGKRFSDASVLKRHCRIHT, from the exons ATGTGTTCAGTTGAGTCTTTGAGAGAGTTTGTCAACGAGcgactaactgctgctgctgaagaaatattgGGAGTTTTTCGAAGAAGCATCGTCGAGTACGAGGAAGAGATCGATCGTCAGCGCAGACTGTTGGATATCGTTTTGAAGCCTGAAATAAAGTTACACAGGACAG AGCTCCCACAGCAACATGtgtgtaaggaggaggaggttgtccctgagcagcagctctgtattgAGGAGAGGAAGTCCAGTGTGGACcaagaggagccagagcctccacagattaaagaggaagaggaggaagtgtgcagcagtcaggagggagagcagcttgtaGTGAAGCAGGAGACTGATGGCTTTATGTTGACTCCTGCTGATGAGGAAAGTGAGCAGAGTGAAGATCAGACTCTGGACTTCATTCATGATGACACTCAAAGTGCAGCAGAGAAAGAGTCTGTTGTCATTATACCAGTTATAAGCTCTGTGATATCAGAAGCAACCAGTGAGCACCAGCTGCTCTGTCACAACTCTCATGTAGCTGAGAGCCAAGATGAGGAAGAATACCAGCATGGAGACTCAGGACCAACTAGAAACACAGAGCTTCAAGCAGAGAAAAGACATCATGAAAGTGAAATGAACAGTAACAGTCCACACACCTCTGCTGTGATAAACTTAAATACAGgtaaaaagcctttaaaatgtgacatatGTGGGAAAGTTTTTGAGTGCAAGTCAAAATTGCAGAGACACTTGAACagccacacag